The following proteins are encoded in a genomic region of Corylus avellana chromosome ca4, CavTom2PMs-1.0:
- the LOC132179755 gene encoding disease resistance protein Pik-1-like, with protein MKQKIVMKVDMTCKKCQKKALQVVAEANGVSYVGLGAQKDRVEVIGDGVDALKLVKNLRKKVGQTDIVSLEAIKAS; from the exons ATGAAG CAAAAGATTGTGATGAAGGTAGATATGACGTGCAAGAAATGTCAGAAAAAGGCACTCCAGGTTGTAGCTGAAGCAAATG GCGTGAGCTATGTGGGCTTAGGAGCGCAGAAAGATAGAGTGGAGGTGATTGGGGATGGAGTTGATGCTCTAAAGCTGGTTAAAAATTTGAGGAAGAAAGTTGGGCAAACCGATATCGTCAGTTTAGAGGCGATAAAAGCAAGCTAG
- the LOC132179618 gene encoding pentatricopeptide repeat-containing protein At5g02860, producing MAEKLALPLLLPNPPPSRSVFPNNHHTQHHPPVPSAPPPVAPLLQDLLFTRQNPSTSSQPHTHQSPIPRTRNRIGKSRDPNRGKPWSNHRLSLKGQQILQTLLDPQFDSAGLDDVLRQLFEPEEEVGPSVELLSLDVLGIIKGLGFNKKCDLAMGVFEWVRNRKDFELILNSSVIAVVISILGKEGRVSSAASLLHNLHQAGIDIDVYAYTSLITACASNGRYREAVTVFKKMEEEGCEPTLITYNVILNVYGKMGMHWNKIMGLVENMKIAGVAPDLYTYNTLISCCRRGSLYEEAAGVFEDIKSAGFTPDKVTYNALLDVYGKSRRPKEAMEVLREMEINGFSPSIVTYNSLISACARDGLLDEAMDFKTQMMEKGIKPDVFTYTTLLSGYEKAGKDESAMKVFEEMRSAGCKPNICTFNALIKMHGNRGKFAEMMKVFEEIKICQCAPDIVTWNTLLAVFGQNGMDNEVSGVFKEMKRAGFVPERDTFNTLISAYSRCGSFDQAMDVYKRMLESGVNPDLSTYNAVLAALARGGLWEQSEKILAEMKDGRCKPNELTYCSLLHAYANGKETERMCALAEEIYSGAIEPCAVLLKTLVLVNSKSDLLMETELAFMELRKRGFSPDINTLNAMVSIYGRRQKVTKTQEILNFINESGFTPSLTTYNCLIYMYSRSENFERAEEALKELLEKGIKPDLISYNTVVYAYCRNGRMREASRIFSEMKDSGLAPDVVTYNTFIASYAADSMFVEAIDVVRYMIKQGCKPNQNTYNSIVDWYCKLNRHDEAIVFVNNLHTLDPHTSKAEEYRLSERITKKWS from the coding sequence ATGGCGGAAAAACTCGCTCTACCTCTTCTACTCCCAAACCCACCACCCTCAAGGTCTGTTTTCCCCAACAACCACCACACTCAGCACCACCCTCCAGTACCCTCAGCGCCACCACCAGTAGCCCCTCTTCTCCAGGACCTCCTTTTCACCCGCCAAAACCCCAGCACTTCCTCACAACCCCACACCCACCAGTCTCCAATCCCCAGAACCCGCAACCGCATCGGCAAGTCCCGCGACCCCAACCGTGGCAAGCCCTGGTCTAACCACAGGCTCTCCCTCAAAGGTCAGCAAATTCTCCAAACTCTTCTTGACCCACAATTTGATTCTGCTGGATTGGATGATGTTTTGCGTCAATTGTTTGAACCGGAAGAGGAGGTGGGCCCTAGTGTGGAGTTGTTGTCTTTGGATGTACTGGGTATAATtaagggtttagggtttaacaAGAAATGTGACTTGGCAATGGGTGTGTTTGAGTGGGTTCGGAATCGTAAAGATTTTGAATTGATATTGAATAGCTCTGTTATTGCTGTGGTTATTAGTATTCTTGGCAAGGAGGGTCGGGTTTCATCCGCGGCTTCTTTACTTCATAATTTACATCAAGCTGGGATTGATATTGATGTTTATGCTTATACTTCTTTGATAACTGCTTGTGCTAGTAATGGGAGGTATAGAGAGGCTGTGACGGTTTTTAAGAAGATGGAAGAAGAGGGGTGTGAGCCTACTTTGATAACTTACAATGTGATTTTGAATGTGTATGGGAAAATGGGTATGCATTGGAATAAGATTATGGGTCTGGTTGAGAACATGAAAATTGCCGGGGTTGCCCCTGATCTGTATACTTATAATACGCTTATTAGTTGTTGTCGACGAGGCTCTTTATACGAAGAAGCAGCTGGGGTTTTTGAGGATATTAAATCAGCGGGATTTACACCGGATAAGGTTACTTATAACGCGTTATTGGATGTCTATGGGAAGTCTAGGCGGCCAAAGGAAGCTATGGAGGTGttgagagagatggagatcaATGGGTTTTCTCCTAGCATTGTGACTTACAATTCATTGATATCGGCTTGTGCTAGAGATGGTTTGTTGGATGAAGCAATGGATTTTAAAACCCAAATGATGGAGAAAGGGATTAAGCCTGATGTGTTTACCTACACCACCCTTTTGTCGGGGTATGAGAAAGCTGGGAAGGATGAGTCTGCAATGAAGGTTTTTGAGGAGATGAGAAGTGCTGGGTGCAAGCCAAATATCTGCACCTTTAATGCCCTCATTAAGATGCATGGTAACCGTGGAAAGTTTGCAGAAATGATGAAGGTTTTCGAAGAGATCAAGATATGTCAGTGTGCCCCTGATATTGTTACTTGGAACACACTTCTGGCGGTGTTTGGGCAAAATGGAATGGACAATGAGGTGTCAGGAGTGTTTAAGGAAATGAAGAGGGCAGGGTTTGTGCCTGAAAGGGACACCTTCAACACGTTAATAAGTGCATACAGCAGATGTGGTTCCTTTGACCAAGCTATGGATGTTTATAAGAGAATGCTGGAATCTGGGGTTAATCCTGACCTTTCCACCTATAATGCTGTTTTGGCAGCATTGGCCCGGGGTGGGCTTTGGGAACAGTCTGAGAAAATACTTGCTGAAATGAAGGATGGTCGATGTAAACCCAATGAGCTGACATACTGTTCTTTGCTTCATGCCTATGCTAATGGCAAGGAGACTGAGCGCATGTGTGCTCTGGCAGAAGAGATATATTCTGGTGCAATTGAACCGTGTGCTGTGCTTTTAAAGACCCTTGTTTTAGTTAATAGTAAAAGTGACCTCCTAATGGAGACAGAACTTGCTTTCATGGAGTTGAGGAAAAGAGGGTTTTCACCTGACATAAATACTCTTAATGCTATGGTTTCTATATATGGCAGAAGGCAGAAGGTTACCAAAACACAAgagattttgaattttataaatgaGAGTGGGTTCACTCCAAGCTTGACAACTTATAATTGCTTAATATATATGTACAGCCGCTCTGAAAACTTCGAGAGAGCAGAAGAAGCTTTAAAGGAACTTTTGGAAAAAGGAATAAAGCCTgatttaatttcatataataCTGTTGTATATGCCTATTGTAGAAATGGTCGGATGAGGGAGGCTTCACGGATATTCTCAGAAATGAAGGATTCTGGACTTGCTCCAGATGTGGTCACTTATAATACCTTCATTGCGAGCTATGCAGCTGACTCGATGTTTGTGGAGGCCATTGACGTGGTTCGATACATGATCAAGCAGGGATGTAAACCAAACCAGAACACATACAACTCCATTGTAGATTGGTATTGCAAACTCAATCGACATGATGAGGCAATCGTGTTTGTCAACAACCTTCATACCCTTGATCCACATACTTCCAAGGCGGAAGAATACAGGTTATCAGAACGTATAACAAAGAAATGGTCATAG
- the LOC132180020 gene encoding SWI/SNF and RSC complexes subunit ssr3-like: MATSLGLFSTFLSGKTASLMVKSSLCSPSSSLMVPANLRTVRTVISATVSDKAPGTRAPRGIMKPRRISPEMQALVGVPEISRTQALKQIWAHIKEHNLQDPENKKIIICDEKLKKIFAGKEKIGFLEIAGLISPHFLK; this comes from the exons ATGGCGACCTCTCTAGGGCTCTTCTCCACCTTTCTCTCCGGCAAAACGGCGTCGTTGATGGTCAAATCTTCCTTGTGCTCACCCTCCTCCTCTCTCATGGTTCCTGCTAACCTGCGCACGGTGCGCACGGTGATTTCAGCTACCGTGTCCGACAAAGCACCAGGCACGCGCGCGCCCCGAGGCATCATGAAGCCCCGCCGTATCTCGCCGGAGATGCAAGCCCTCGTTGGCGTCCCCGAGATCTCTCGCACCCAAGCTCTCAAGCAGATTTGGGCCCACATTAAGGAACACAATCTTCAG GACCCTGAAAACAAGAAGATCATAATCTGTGATGAGAAGCTGAAGAAGATATTTGCAGGAAAAGAGAAGATTGGGTTTCTCGAGATTGCCGGTTTGATTAGTCCTCACTTCCTTAAGTGA
- the LOC132179054 gene encoding 3-oxo-Delta(4,5)-steroid 5-beta-reductase-like, with the protein MSWWWSGAIGAAKKQFDHNNALPRYKSVALIIGVTGIVGNSLAEILPLSDTPGGPWKVYGVARRPRPVWTANYPIEYIQCDILEVQESHAKLSKLRDVTHIFYVTWANMHDEVENCKVNSNMLRNVLNAVIPNAPKLQHICLQTGRKHYEPHEPPYHEDLPRLNVPNFYYTLEDVLSEEMAKKEGLTWSVHRPGVIFGFSPYSLMNIVRSLCIYAAICKHEGELLRFPGSRAAWEGYWDASDAELVAEHQIWAAVDAHAKNKAFNCSNGDVFSWKQLWKVLAEQFGAECGEFDEYSNLSLQEMMKNKGAVWEEIVREKGLVPTNLEEIGAWWFVDEVLGGESFLDSMNKSKEHGFVGFRNSKTSFSYWIDKIRAHRIVP; encoded by the exons ATGAGCTGGTGGTGGTCTGGAGCAATAGGAGCTGCAAAG AAACAATTTGACCACAACAACGCGCTGCCACGGTACAAGAGCGTGGCTCTGATCATCGGCGTGACCGGCATCGTCGGCAACAGCCTTGCCGAGATCCTGCCACTCTCCGACACACCAGGCGGGCCGTGGAAGGTGTACGGCGTAGCCCGCCGCCCTCGGCCTGTCTGGACTGCCAACTACCCTATTGAGTACATCCAGTGTGACATCTTGGAGGTTCAAGAATCACATGCCAAGCTCTCCAAACTCAGGGATGTCACGCACATTTTCTACGTGACATGGGCTAACATGCACGATGAAGTCGAAAATTGTAAGGTGAATTCTAACATGTTGCGCAACGTTCTCAACGCTGTCATCCCAAATGCGCCAAAACTGCAACATATTTGCCTGCAAACTGGTCGAAAACACTATGAACCTCATGAACCTCCATATCATGAAGATCTTCCAAGATTGAACGTACCCAATTTTTACTATACCCTGGAAGATGTTTTGTCTGAAGAGATGGCTAAGAAGGAGGGTTTGACATGGTCGGTGCACCGGCCTGGAGTGATATTTGGGTTTTCGCCGTATAGTTTGATGAATATTGTTCGGAGTTTATGCATTTACGCAGCGATATGCAAGCACGAGGGTGAGCTATTGAGGTTTCCGGGAAGTCGTGCGGCATGGGAGGGGTACTGGGATGCTTCGGATGCAGAGTTGGTTGCAGAGCATCAGATATGGGCGGCGGTGGATGCTCATGCCAAGAATAAGGCATTTAATTGTAGCAATGGGGATGTGTTCAGTTGGAAGCAGTTGTGGAAGGTTTTGGCAGAACAGTTTGGAGCAGAGTGTGGGGAATTTGATGAGTACTCCAATTTGAGCTTGCAGGAGATGATGAAGAATAAGGGTGCAGTGTGGGAGGAGATTGTGAGAGAGAAGGGTTTGGTGCCTACGAATTTGGAAGAGATTGGGGCTTGGTGGTTTGTGGATGAGGTTCTTGGGGGTGAGTCCTTTTTGGATAGCATGAACAAGAGCAAAGAGCATGGATTTGTGGGGTTCAGGAACTCAAAAACTTCGTTTAGTTATTGGATTGATAAGATAAGAGCTCACAGAATTGTTCCCTAG
- the LOC132179469 gene encoding probable protein phosphatase 2C 63, with the protein MLRSCYRPLERCFMGRLGGGGGDGLLWHTDLKPHASGDYSIAVVQANSSLEDQSQVFTSPSATYVGVYDGHGGPEASRFVNKRLFPYLHKFATEQGGLSEDVIKKAFDATEEEFLHVVRRALPARPQIASVGSCCLVGAISNGELYVANLGDSRAVLGRRDLEGHKNSVVAERLSDDHNVADEEVRKELVALHPDDAHIVVYTRGVWRVKGIIQVSRSIGDVYLKKPEFNRDPIFQQFGNPIPLKRPVMTAEPSILVRKLKPQDLFLIFASDGLWEQLSDEAAVDIVFKNPRAGIAKRLVRAAIREAAKKREMSYGDIKKIKRGIRRHFHDDITAIVIYLDHQTRSSNARLKNNAVCCTNAPVDIFSLNADETEDDLLYS; encoded by the exons ATGCTGCGGTCGTGTTACAGGCCGCTGGAGCGGTGCTTCATGGGGAGGCTAGGCGGCGGAGGTGGCGATGGGCTGCTCTGGCACACGGACCTCAAGCCCCACGCGTCCGGGGACTACTCCATAGCGGTGGTCCAGGCCAATTCCAGCCTAGAAGACCAGAGCCAGGTCTTCACGTCGCCCTCCGCCACCTACGTTGGTGTCTACGACGGTCACGGCGGCCCAGAGGCTTCCAGATTCGTCAACAAGCGCCTATTTCCTTATTTGCACA AGTTTGCCACAGAGCAAGGCGGGTTATCGGAGGATGTGATAAAGAAGGCATTTGATGCAACTGAGGAGGAATTCTTGCATGTGGTGAGGCGAGCATTGCCAGCACGGCCACAAATTGCTTCGGTTGGGTCATGCTGTCTTGTTGGTGCTATTTCAAATGGTGAATTGTATGTGGCAAATCTTGGGGACTCGAGAGCAGTTCTTGGACGGAGAGATTTGGAGGGTCATAAAAATTCAGTTGTGGCGGAACGGTTGTCAGATGATCATAACGTTGCAGATGAGGAGGTGAGGAAGGAACTGGTAGCGCTTCATCCTGATGATGCACATATTGTGGTGTATACCCGTGGAGTTTGGAGGGTTAAGGGAATAATTCAG GTGTCAAGATCTATTGGCGACGTCTATCTGAAGAAGCCTGAGTTCAACAGAGACCCAATTTTCCAGCAATTTGGGAACCCTATTCCTTTGAAACGACCAGTAATGACAGCAGAACCATCAATCCTAGTGAGAAAGCTTAAACCACAAGACTTATTCTTGATATTTGCATCAGATGGCCTCTGGGAGCAATTAAGTGATGAAGCAGCAGTAGACATAGTGTTCAAAAACCCAAGAGCT GGAATTGCCAAGAGATTGGTGAGAGCTGCCATTCGGGAGGCtgcaaagaagagagagatgagtTATGGtgacataaagaaaattaaaaggggAATTAGGCGTCATTTTCATGATGATATCACTGCTATCGTAATTTACCTTGACCACCAAACACGTTCTTCAAATGCTAGACTCAAGAACAATGCAGTTTGCTGCACCAATGCCCCGGTTGACATCTTCTCTCTGAATGCAGATGAGACAGAAGATGATCTTCTTTATtcttaa
- the LOC132179055 gene encoding uncharacterized protein LOC132179055: MSASSLVAEAVWKDIESTRAVTDDQLSILHFLFGKNFERATRIVDQRGIKRISGELSGRFVFQVVGESRRKEEYFCFAENYCACYSFFYDIVNRGEQLCCKHQLAARLASSLGACVEVKVSDEQLALLLSKL, encoded by the exons ATGAGTGCAAGTAGTTTAGTAGCAGAGGCGGTGTGGAAGGACATCGAATCTACTCGTGCAG TGACAGATGATCAACTCTCCAT CTTGCATTTcttgtttggtaaaaacttTGAGCGAGCCACTAGAATAGTGGATCAAAGAGGCATCAAGAGGATTTCTGGTGAGCTTAGTGGGCGTTTCGTCTTTCAG GTTGTGGGAGAATCACGGAGGAAGGAGGAATATTTCTGCTTTGCTGAAAACTATTGTGCGTGTTACTCATTCTTCTATGACATTGTAAATAGAGGAGAACAACTTTGT TGTAAGCATCAGTTAGCTGCGAGGCTAGCTTCATCATTGGGAGCTTGCGTTGAAGTTAAGGTGTCTGATGAGCAACTAGCGCTATTGCTGTCAAAACTCTGA